The following proteins come from a genomic window of Elusimicrobiota bacterium:
- a CDS encoding Rrf2 family transcriptional regulator yields MVQLAAHKKPSPLAVREIARREKLTPVYVEKILVNLRRAGLVKSLRGVNGGYIMAKPIGEVSVAVVLSALGQVDLGSNLCSRFTGDSAACVHSGDCGIRPIWGLLTRYIYGFLEQVSLEQLLQGESRVVEAIDRIGQKPRPIGLGV; encoded by the coding sequence ATGGTTCAGCTGGCGGCCCACAAGAAGCCCTCTCCCTTGGCGGTTCGGGAGATCGCCCGTCGGGAAAAACTCACCCCCGTTTATGTGGAAAAGATTTTGGTGAACCTGCGCCGGGCCGGTCTGGTCAAAAGCTTGCGGGGCGTCAACGGCGGCTACATCATGGCCAAACCCATTGGCGAGGTGTCGGTGGCGGTGGTCTTGTCGGCCCTGGGTCAGGTGGATTTGGGAAGCAATTTGTGCAGTCGGTTCACCGGGGATTCCGCGGCCTGTGTCCATTCCGGGGATTGCGGGATACGCCCCATTTGGGGACTTTTGACGCGTTACATTTACGGTTTCTTAGAGCAAGTCAGCCTTGAACAGCTTCTCCAAGGGGAATCGCGGGTGGTCGAAGCCATCGACCGCATCGGTCAGAAACCGCGGCCCATCGGATTGGGGGTCTAA
- the sufC gene encoding Fe-S cluster assembly ATPase SufC, producing MTSPLFQIQDLHVTVEGKKILNGLTLSVNAGETHAIMGPNGSGKSTLSYAVMGHPKYKIESGRILYRGEDISAWAPNERAVKGLFLAFQYPVAVPGVSVVNFLRSILKNRRGADTPLKEFRKELKDNMKALQMDTAFANRYLNDGFSGGEKKRLEILQMALLKPSVAFLDETDSGLDIDALRVVSEGINRLAAPDRATVLITHYQRLLDYVKPGFVHVLAGGRIVRSGGPDLALDLEKKGYEWITSPTVGVGS from the coding sequence ATGACGTCGCCGCTTTTTCAAATTCAAGATTTGCATGTCACCGTGGAGGGGAAGAAAATCCTCAACGGGCTCACCTTGTCCGTTAACGCCGGGGAAACCCACGCCATCATGGGGCCCAACGGGTCCGGCAAAAGCACCCTTTCGTACGCGGTCATGGGACACCCCAAATACAAGATCGAGTCCGGCCGCATCCTTTACAGGGGCGAAGACATCAGCGCCTGGGCGCCCAACGAACGGGCGGTGAAAGGCCTGTTCCTGGCTTTCCAGTACCCGGTCGCCGTGCCGGGGGTGAGCGTGGTGAATTTTCTTCGAAGCATTCTCAAGAACCGCCGGGGCGCGGACACCCCGCTCAAGGAGTTTCGCAAGGAACTGAAGGACAACATGAAGGCGCTGCAAATGGACACCGCCTTCGCCAACCGTTACCTCAACGACGGTTTCTCCGGCGGGGAAAAGAAGCGTCTGGAAATCCTCCAGATGGCTCTCTTGAAGCCGTCCGTGGCGTTTTTGGACGAAACGGATTCGGGGTTGGACATTGACGCCCTGCGGGTCGTGTCCGAAGGGATCAATCGTTTGGCCGCCCCCGACCGCGCCACGGTGTTGATCACGCACTATCAACGGCTTTTGGATTACGTGAAGCCCGGTTTCGTGCACGTTCTGGCGGGGGGGCGTATCGTTCGTTCCGGTGGCCCGGATCTGGCCTTGGATCTTGAAAAAAAAGGGTACGAATGGATCACTTCTCCGACCGTCGGGGTGGGATCCTAG
- the sufB gene encoding Fe-S cluster assembly protein SufB, which translates to MSSKTDLKGLGKDYQYGFHDSTDNYTFQSGRGLTRDIVERISEMKKEPAWMREFRLAALDTFHRKPMPTWGDSKALAGIQFDNIHYYMKPTDKQGRTWEEVPEGIKNTFDRLGIPEAERKFLAGVTAQYESEVVYHSIRKDLEKLGVLFLSMDDGLKLHPEIVKKYFGTIIPPADNKFSALNSAVWSGGSFIYVPKGVNVPIPLQAYFRINSENMGQFERTLIIADEGSFVHYIEGCTAPTYSSDSLHSAVVELIALPGAKIRYTTIQNWSKNVYNLVTKRAVAHANATVEWIDGNLGSKLTMKYPAVYLVGEGARGEILSVAFSGKDQHQDAGAKIVHAAPHTTSVVTSKSISKDGGRSSYRGLIKVHKGAEGCKSNVRCDALIMDAASRSDTYPTMEIDEENTSMGHEATVSKIGEDQLFYLQSRGLSEAEATLMIVNGFFEPFVKELPMEYAVELNRLIEMEMEGSVG; encoded by the coding sequence ATGTCCTCGAAAACCGATCTCAAAGGGCTGGGCAAGGACTATCAATATGGGTTCCACGACTCGACCGACAATTACACCTTTCAGTCGGGGCGGGGATTGACGCGGGACATCGTCGAGCGCATTTCCGAAATGAAGAAGGAACCCGCCTGGATGAGGGAATTTCGCCTCGCCGCCCTGGACACTTTTCACCGCAAACCCATGCCCACCTGGGGCGACTCCAAGGCCCTGGCCGGCATTCAATTCGACAACATCCATTATTACATGAAGCCCACGGACAAACAGGGCCGGACCTGGGAGGAAGTGCCCGAGGGAATCAAGAACACCTTTGATCGTTTGGGGATCCCCGAGGCCGAACGGAAGTTCCTGGCGGGCGTCACCGCGCAATACGAATCCGAGGTGGTCTACCACTCCATCCGGAAGGATTTGGAAAAACTGGGGGTGTTGTTCCTCAGCATGGACGACGGTCTCAAGTTGCATCCGGAGATCGTCAAAAAATATTTCGGCACGATCATCCCCCCGGCCGACAACAAATTCTCCGCCTTAAATTCGGCCGTGTGGTCGGGCGGCTCTTTCATTTACGTTCCCAAGGGCGTCAACGTGCCCATTCCGCTCCAGGCGTATTTCCGCATCAATTCCGAGAACATGGGGCAGTTCGAGCGAACCCTCATCATCGCGGACGAAGGGTCCTTCGTCCATTACATCGAGGGGTGCACCGCCCCGACCTATTCCTCCGATTCGCTGCATTCGGCGGTGGTGGAATTGATCGCCCTGCCCGGGGCCAAGATCCGTTACACCACCATTCAAAACTGGTCCAAGAACGTTTACAACCTGGTGACGAAGCGCGCGGTCGCCCACGCCAACGCCACGGTGGAGTGGATCGACGGAAATTTGGGATCGAAGTTGACCATGAAATACCCCGCCGTTTATCTGGTGGGGGAGGGCGCCCGGGGGGAAATCCTTTCCGTGGCTTTTTCGGGAAAAGACCAACACCAGGACGCCGGGGCGAAAATCGTCCACGCGGCGCCCCACACCACCTCGGTGGTCACCTCCAAGTCAATTTCCAAAGACGGCGGCCGGTCCAGCTACCGGGGGCTGATCAAAGTCCACAAGGGCGCCGAAGGGTGCAAGTCCAACGTGCGTTGCGACGCGCTGATCATGGACGCGGCCTCCCGCTCCGACACCTACCCCACCATGGAGATCGACGAAGAAAACACCTCCATGGGCCACGAGGCCACGGTGTCGAAAATCGGCGAGGACCAGTTGTTTTATCTCCAATCGCGGGGGCTCTCCGAAGCGGAGGCGACCCTGATGATCGTCAACGGCTTTTTTGAGCCGTTCGTGAAGGAATTGCCGATGGAATACGCGGTGGAGCTCAATCGCTTGATTGAAATGGAAATGGAAGGGTCGGTGGGATGA
- the sufD gene encoding Fe-S cluster assembly protein SufD, whose amino-acid sequence MTTANPPGVSPAALRESARTLFDALPWPKTEDEAWRRTDLTFWDPQHFQKGTTANLAPDRFIESDRSAERAGEVLSLGAAFQVRLDPATAAQGVVFCPLAEALARFPEKVAPHLGTIVPPESGKFAAMNTAFFESGVFLFVPKGVTVAMPFLGGHGAGAAAGRSVFPRTLVVLEEGAQATYIEDFTAAPAEGENLSCGVVELVLGAGARLHYIQLQRWPKGWWHFLKQNARLDRDASLTTLVVATGGDTSRADFGSDLAAPGADARLYGLVFGDGEQRLTHHTLQNHRAPATTSDLLFKAALRDNARSVYTGMVKIAPEAQKAVAYQASKNILLSKGARANAIPMLEILADDVKCGHGAAVGSLDDDQRFYLMSRGLSREEAERVIVEGFFEDVLQRIPVPGMSDRLRAILDAKLEAGG is encoded by the coding sequence ATGACGACGGCGAATCCCCCGGGGGTCTCCCCGGCCGCCCTTCGGGAGTCGGCGCGGACGCTTTTTGACGCTTTGCCCTGGCCCAAAACCGAGGACGAAGCCTGGCGTCGAACGGATCTCACTTTCTGGGATCCCCAACATTTCCAGAAGGGAACGACGGCGAATTTGGCGCCCGACCGGTTCATTGAGTCGGACCGTTCGGCCGAGAGGGCGGGCGAAGTGCTTTCCCTGGGGGCGGCTTTCCAGGTTCGCCTGGACCCCGCGACGGCCGCGCAGGGGGTCGTCTTCTGTCCCTTGGCGGAGGCCCTGGCCCGGTTCCCCGAGAAAGTCGCGCCCCATCTAGGGACGATCGTCCCCCCGGAGTCCGGCAAATTCGCGGCCATGAACACCGCGTTCTTCGAGTCCGGCGTTTTCCTTTTCGTGCCCAAAGGCGTGACGGTGGCTATGCCCTTCCTGGGCGGGCACGGCGCCGGGGCCGCGGCGGGGCGGTCCGTTTTTCCGCGCACGTTGGTGGTGTTGGAAGAGGGCGCCCAGGCCACCTACATTGAGGACTTCACGGCCGCCCCCGCCGAGGGCGAAAATCTGTCCTGCGGCGTTGTGGAATTGGTACTCGGGGCGGGGGCCCGACTGCATTACATTCAACTGCAACGCTGGCCCAAGGGGTGGTGGCATTTCCTTAAGCAGAACGCCCGGTTGGACCGCGACGCCTCCTTGACCACCTTGGTGGTGGCCACGGGGGGGGACACCAGTCGGGCGGATTTCGGCTCGGATCTCGCGGCGCCGGGCGCCGACGCGCGCTTGTACGGGCTGGTGTTCGGCGACGGGGAACAGCGATTGACCCACCACACCCTTCAAAACCACCGCGCCCCCGCGACGACGAGCGATTTGCTCTTCAAGGCGGCGCTGCGCGACAACGCGCGGTCGGTTTACACCGGGATGGTCAAAATCGCCCCCGAGGCGCAGAAGGCGGTGGCTTACCAGGCCTCGAAAAACATTTTGCTGTCCAAAGGGGCCCGGGCCAACGCGATCCCCATGTTGGAGATTTTGGCGGACGACGTGAAATGCGGTCACGGGGCCGCCGTGGGCAGCCTCGATGACGACCAACGTTTTTATTTGATGAGCCGGGGACTCTCCCGCGAAGAGGCGGAGCGGGTCATCGTGGAGGGTTTTTTCGAGGACGTGCTGCAGCGCATTCCCGTCCCGGGGATGTCCGACCGTTTGCGGGCCATTTTGGACGCGAAGCTGGAAGCCGGTGGGTAA
- a CDS encoding non-heme iron oxygenase ferredoxin subunit, producing MGNFQTIASVDQVPPGTLRVFRLKGKRLAVSHVDGAFYAIDDVCTHDDGPLGEGALKGDEVECPRHGARFNVRTGAALTMPAVVPVKAYRVRVDGTHIQVELP from the coding sequence GTGGGTAATTTTCAAACCATCGCCAGCGTCGACCAAGTGCCGCCGGGGACGCTGCGGGTGTTTCGCTTGAAGGGGAAACGCCTCGCCGTGAGCCACGTGGACGGCGCCTTTTACGCCATCGACGATGTGTGCACGCACGACGACGGCCCCCTCGGGGAAGGCGCTTTGAAGGGCGACGAAGTGGAATGCCCCCGCCACGGAGCGCGTTTTAATGTCCGCACGGGGGCCGCTCTGACCATGCCCGCGGTCGTGCCCGTCAAGGCCTACCGCGTGCGGGTGGATGGAACGCACATTCAAGTGGAGCTCCCGTGA